A section of the Hominilimicola fabiformis genome encodes:
- a CDS encoding recombinase family protein, translating to MLRQTTQQLITALYPRLSHEDELQGESNSISNQKRILETYAKQNGFSNLRWYTDDGYSGANFQRPGFQAMLADIEAGKVGTVIVKDMSRLGRNYLQVGMYTEMIFPQKGVRFIAINDGVDSAQGENDFAPLRNIFNEWLVRDTSKKIKAVKRSKGMSGKPITSKPVYGYLMDEDENFIIDEEAAPVVRQIYSLCLAGNGPTKIARMLTEQQIPTPGTLEYRRTGSTRRYHPGYECKWATNTVVHLLENREYTGCLVNFKTEKPSYKLKHSIENPPEKQAVFENHHEPIIDRETWERVQELRKQRKRPNRYDEVGLFSGILFCADCGSVMYQQRYQTDKRKQDCYICGSYKKRTADCTAHFIRTDLLTAGVLSNLRKVTSYAAKHEARFMKLLIEQNEDGDRRRNAAKKKELEAAEKRIAELSAIFKRLYEDSVTGRISDERFTELSADYEAEQKELKERAARLREELSKAQEATANAEKFMNVVRRHTTIEELTPTLLREFVEKIVVHESVALDGKRRGKLRRQEIEIYYSFVGKVELPDT from the coding sequence ATGTTAAGACAGACCACCCAGCAACTCATTACCGCCCTTTACCCAAGACTGTCCCATGAGGACGAGCTGCAAGGCGAGAGCAATTCCATTTCCAACCAAAAGAGGATTTTGGAAACCTATGCCAAACAGAATGGATTTTCTAATCTGCGCTGGTACACCGACGACGGTTATTCCGGTGCGAACTTTCAAAGACCCGGATTTCAAGCCATGCTTGCAGACATTGAAGCAGGGAAAGTCGGGACAGTTATCGTCAAGGATATGTCGAGGTTAGGGCGAAACTACTTACAGGTGGGAATGTACACAGAAATGATTTTCCCACAGAAAGGTGTCCGCTTCATCGCTATCAATGACGGAGTGGACAGCGCACAGGGGGAAAATGATTTTGCCCCGCTGCGGAACATTTTTAACGAATGGCTGGTGAGAGATACGAGCAAGAAAATCAAGGCAGTAAAACGCTCTAAGGGCATGAGCGGAAAGCCCATCACAAGCAAGCCCGTCTATGGCTACCTCATGGACGAGGACGAAAACTTTATCATTGACGAGGAAGCCGCCCCGGTGGTACGGCAGATTTACAGCCTTTGCCTTGCCGGGAACGGTCCGACCAAGATAGCCCGTATGCTGACCGAGCAGCAAATCCCCACGCCGGGGACGCTGGAATACCGCAGGACGGGCAGCACCCGCCGCTACCACCCCGGCTATGAGTGCAAGTGGGCGACCAATACCGTGGTTCATCTGCTGGAAAACCGGGAATATACGGGCTGTCTGGTAAACTTTAAGACCGAGAAGCCGTCCTACAAGCTGAAACACAGCATAGAAAATCCCCCGGAAAAGCAGGCGGTTTTTGAGAACCACCATGAGCCTATCATTGACCGGGAAACGTGGGAACGGGTGCAGGAGTTACGCAAGCAGCGCAAACGCCCCAACCGTTATGACGAAGTGGGCTTGTTCTCCGGCATACTCTTTTGTGCCGACTGCGGCAGCGTCATGTACCAGCAGCGATACCAGACGGACAAGCGCAAGCAGGACTGTTATATCTGCGGAAGCTACAAGAAACGCACCGCCGACTGCACAGCGCACTTTATCCGCACTGACCTCTTGACCGCTGGCGTACTCTCCAATCTGCGGAAAGTTACCAGCTATGCGGCAAAGCATGAAGCCCGGTTTATGAAGCTTTTAATCGAGCAGAATGAGGACGGGGACAGACGCAGGAACGCCGCCAAGAAAAAGGAGCTGGAAGCCGCCGAGAAACGCATAGCCGAGTTATCTGCTATCTTCAAGCGGCTGTATGAGGACAGCGTAACCGGGCGCATATCGGACGAGCGTTTCACAGAGCTGTCGGCAGACTATGAAGCCGAGCAGAAAGAACTGAAAGAACGTGCCGCCAGACTGCGGGAAGAACTTTCCAAAGCGCAGGAAGCCACCGCAAACGCTGAAAAGTTTATGAATGTGGTACGCAGGCACACTACCATTGAAGAACTTACCCCTACTCTGCTGCGGGAGTTTGTGGAGAAAATCGTTGTCCATGAAAGCGTTGCCCTTGACGGGAAACGCCGGGGCAAGTTACGCAGACAGGAAATCGAAATCTATTATTCTTTTGTCGGCAAGGTAGAACTGCCCGACACCTAA
- a CDS encoding transposon-encoded TnpW family protein, which produces MTDTQRNKRPARRPDCVTETRIGNTILVVSGFFKEGATDTAADKMMKVLEAEAAAGYLTCDKPD; this is translated from the coding sequence ATGACCGACACCCAGAGAAACAAACGCCCTGCCCGCCGCCCGGACTGCGTGACCGAAACGAGGATAGGCAACACAATCCTTGTGGTGTCTGGCTTTTTCAAGGAGGGGGCGACCGACACCGCCGCTGACAAGATGATGAAAGTGCTGGAAGCAGAAGCCGCCGCCGGATATTTGACCTGTGATAAGCCTGATTGA
- a CDS encoding ATP-binding protein has product MTDTIHNTILPMTDTTAEPEDYTGEDGLLYCGKCRKPKEAYFPEGKTFFGRDRHPSECDCQRAARKEREAAEKRRSHLETVERLKRQGFTDKTMQDWTFANDNGSCPQMKNAAGYVARWEQIKDGNYGLLLWGRVGTGKSYFAGCIANALMEQEVPVCMTNFAAILNDLAASFAGRNEYISRLCSFPLLIIDDFGMERGTEYGLEQVYNVIDSRYRSRKPLIVTTNLTLEELQHPEDTAHARIYDRLLEMCSPLCFTGENLRKAAAQGKMEQLKRLLAGKEICL; this is encoded by the coding sequence ATGACCGATACAATCCACAACACCATACTGCCTATGACCGACACCACAGCCGAGCCGGAGGATTACACCGGGGAGGACGGGCTTTTATACTGCGGCAAATGCCGGAAACCCAAAGAAGCCTATTTCCCGGAGGGCAAGACCTTTTTCGGGCGTGACCGCCACCCGTCAGAGTGCGACTGCCAGCGGGCAGCCCGTAAGGAACGGGAAGCCGCCGAGAAGCGGCGCAGCCACCTTGAAACGGTGGAACGGCTGAAACGGCAGGGCTTTACAGACAAGACCATGCAGGACTGGACATTTGCCAACGATAACGGCAGCTGCCCGCAGATGAAGAACGCCGCCGGATATGTGGCACGCTGGGAACAGATAAAGGACGGGAACTACGGGCTGCTCTTGTGGGGCAGGGTAGGCACTGGGAAAAGCTATTTTGCCGGGTGTATTGCAAACGCCCTCATGGAGCAGGAAGTCCCGGTGTGCATGACAAACTTTGCAGCAATATTAAACGACCTTGCCGCCAGCTTTGCGGGCAGGAACGAATATATTTCCCGCCTTTGCAGCTTCCCCCTGCTCATCATTGACGATTTTGGAATGGAGCGTGGCACAGAATACGGTCTGGAACAGGTCTACAATGTGATTGACAGCCGCTACCGGAGCAGGAAGCCGCTGATTGTGACGACCAACCTCACGCTGGAGGAATTGCAGCACCCGGAGGACACCGCCCACGCCCGGATTTATGACCGCCTGCTTGAAATGTGTTCCCCTCTCTGCTTTACCGGGGAGAATTTGAGGAAAGCCGCCGCACAGGGAAAAATGGAACAGCTGAAACGGCTGCTTGCCGGAAAGGAGATTTGCCTATGA
- a CDS encoding replication initiator protein A has protein sequence MTAGTELPAYLPYPRFLLETDLSHTARELYALLLDRSTLSQKNGWQDSEGRTYIVYPIAEIAEMLDKGCTTIKGALNELDAAGLLERRRTGFSAANRLYVKVPPIPVVQFSDQLTDGKPPLIRAGNRPTDSRKTDLMTVGKPSPNQTNINNLIESQTKGASEGQPPAAYGRYKNVFLSDTELLELEQDFPGKWEYYLDRLSCHIASTGKQYQSHAATIYKWAQEDAAKEKPKKGIPDYSFKEGESL, from the coding sequence ATGACCGCAGGAACGGAGCTGCCCGCTTACCTGCCTTACCCCCGTTTCCTGCTGGAAACAGACCTATCCCACACCGCAAGAGAGTTATATGCGCTGCTGTTAGACCGTTCCACCCTTTCGCAGAAGAACGGCTGGCAGGACAGCGAGGGACGGACATACATTGTCTACCCCATAGCAGAGATAGCGGAAATGCTGGATAAAGGCTGCACCACCATAAAGGGCGCACTGAACGAACTGGACGCTGCCGGGCTGCTGGAACGCAGACGGACGGGCTTTTCTGCCGCCAACCGTCTGTATGTGAAAGTGCCGCCTATCCCAGTGGTACAGTTTTCCGACCAACTGACGGACGGAAAACCGCCCCTCATAAGGGCGGGAAACCGACCAACTGACAGCCGGAAAACTGACCTTATGACGGTCGGAAAACCGTCCCCTAACCAAACTAATATAAACAACCTAATAGAGAGCCAAACAAAAGGAGCGAGTGAGGGGCAGCCCCCCGCCGCTTATGGCAGATATAAAAATGTATTTCTTTCTGACACAGAACTTTTGGAGCTGGAACAGGACTTCCCCGGCAAGTGGGAGTATTACCTTGACCGCCTTTCCTGCCACATCGCTTCCACCGGGAAGCAGTACCAGAGCCATGCAGCCACCATTTACAAGTGGGCGCAGGAGGACGCTGCCAAAGAGAAGCCAAAGAAAGGCATACCGGACTATTCATTCAAGGAGGGAGAAAGCCTATGA
- a CDS encoding cysteine-rich VLP domain-containing protein: MNGNIPRMDYRQYRAARRLVHECCNYDSGNCLLLEDGEPCVCVQSISYSLLCRWFTAAVLPLDEALEAALLRRGSRKRCAVCGAFFFPKSNRGKYCPDCAGRMKRINAAKRKRKQREKCHALGHFKPA; the protein is encoded by the coding sequence ATGAACGGTAATATCCCCCGCATGGACTACCGCCAGTACCGGGCAGCCCGCCGCCTTGTGCATGAGTGCTGCAACTATGACAGCGGGAACTGCCTGCTGTTGGAGGACGGCGAGCCTTGCGTGTGTGTACAGAGTATCAGCTATTCGCTGCTCTGCCGCTGGTTTACCGCCGCTGTCCTGCCCCTTGATGAAGCACTGGAAGCCGCCCTCTTGCGCCGGGGAAGCCGGAAACGCTGCGCTGTCTGCGGGGCGTTCTTCTTCCCAAAATCCAACCGGGGGAAATACTGCCCGGACTGCGCCGGACGCATGAAGCGGATAAACGCCGCCAAACGGAAGCGGAAACAAAGGGAGAAATGTCACGCTTTAGGGCATTTCAAACCCGCATAA
- a CDS encoding relaxase/mobilization nuclease domain-containing protein, producing the protein MATFKHISSKNADYGAAEAYLTFEHDEFTMKATLDENGRLIPREDYRISSLNCGGEDFAVACMRANLRYEKNQKREDVKSHHYIISFDPRDGTDNGLTVDRAQELGEQFCKEHFPGHQALICTHPDGHNHSGNIHVHIVINSLRIYEVPLLPYMDRPADTLEGCKHRCTNAAMEYFKSEVMEMCHREGLYQIDLLNGSKERITEREYWAAKKGQLALDKENAAREAAGQPTKPTKFETDKAKLRRTIRQALSQAGSFDEFSSLLLREGVTVKESRGRLSYLTPDRTKPITARKLGDDFDKAAVLALLTQNAHRAAEQTKAIPEYPAAVKKPLQGEKAAKTTPADNTLQRMVDREAKRAEGKGVGYDRWAAKHNLKQMAATVTAYQQYGFSSPEELDEACSAAYAAMQESLAWLKQVEKTLNGKKELQRQVLAYSKTRPVRDGLKQQKNAKAKAAYRQKHESDFIIADAAARYFRENGISKLPSYKSLQAEIESLIKEKNSGYNDYRAKREEYRRLQTVKGNIDQILRRSEPQRRKEQSHER; encoded by the coding sequence TTGGCAACATTCAAACATATCAGCTCTAAAAACGCCGACTATGGCGCAGCGGAAGCCTATCTCACATTTGAGCATGACGAGTTTACCATGAAAGCCACCCTTGATGAAAACGGGCGGCTGATACCGAGGGAGGATTACCGCATTTCTTCCCTCAACTGCGGGGGCGAGGATTTCGCTGTTGCCTGTATGCGAGCCAATCTCCGCTATGAGAAAAACCAAAAACGGGAAGATGTGAAAAGCCACCACTATATCATCAGCTTTGACCCACGGGACGGGACAGACAACGGCTTGACCGTAGACCGGGCGCAGGAGCTGGGCGAGCAGTTCTGCAAGGAGCATTTCCCCGGACACCAAGCCCTAATCTGCACCCACCCGGACGGGCATAACCACAGCGGGAATATCCATGTGCATATCGTCATCAACTCCCTGCGGATTTACGAAGTCCCGCTTCTGCCCTACATGGACAGACCAGCCGACACGCTGGAGGGCTGCAAGCACCGCTGCACCAACGCCGCTATGGAATATTTCAAGAGCGAAGTCATGGAAATGTGCCACCGGGAGGGGCTTTACCAAATCGACCTCTTGAACGGCAGCAAGGAACGGATAACCGAACGGGAATACTGGGCGGCAAAGAAAGGGCAGCTTGCCCTTGACAAAGAGAACGCCGCCAGAGAAGCCGCCGGACAGCCGACCAAGCCCACCAAGTTTGAAACGGACAAGGCGAAGCTGCGCCGGACGATACGGCAGGCACTTTCCCAAGCTGGCAGCTTTGACGAGTTTTCTTCCCTTTTGCTGCGGGAGGGTGTGACCGTCAAGGAGAGCCGGGGGCGGCTTTCCTACCTCACGCCGGACAGGACAAAGCCTATCACAGCCCGAAAGCTGGGGGACGATTTTGACAAGGCTGCTGTCCTTGCCCTGCTCACGCAGAACGCCCACAGAGCTGCCGAACAGACCAAAGCCATACCCGAATACCCTGCCGCAGTTAAAAAGCCGTTACAAGGGGAAAAAGCTGCAAAAACCACCCCGGCAGACAACACCTTGCAGCGCATGGTTGACCGGGAAGCCAAGCGAGCCGAGGGCAAGGGCGTGGGCTATGACCGCTGGGCGGCAAAGCACAACCTAAAGCAAATGGCAGCTACCGTTACCGCCTATCAGCAGTACGGCTTTTCCTCCCCGGAGGAACTGGACGAAGCCTGTTCTGCCGCCTATGCCGCCATGCAGGAAAGCCTTGCGTGGTTGAAGCAGGTGGAAAAGACGCTGAACGGGAAAAAGGAGCTGCAACGGCAGGTGCTTGCCTATTCCAAGACCCGCCCTGTCCGGGACGGGCTGAAACAGCAGAAAAACGCCAAAGCAAAAGCAGCCTACCGTCAGAAGCATGAAAGTGACTTTATCATAGCAGACGCAGCCGCCCGCTATTTCAGGGAGAACGGCATTTCCAAGCTGCCGAGCTATAAATCCCTGCAAGCAGAGATTGAAAGCCTTATCAAAGAGAAAAACAGCGGCTACAACGATTACCGGGCAAAACGGGAGGAGTACCGCCGCTTGCAGACTGTCAAGGGCAATATCGACCAGATTTTACGCCGGAGCGAGCCGCAGCGCAGAAAGGAGCAGAGCCATGAACGGTAA
- a CDS encoding plasmid mobilization protein encodes MKRYNTPHRSRVVKTRMTEEEYAEFAQRLSAYHMSQAEFIRQAITGAAIRPIITVSPINDELLAAVGKLTAEYGRIGGNLNQIARTLNEWHSPYPQLAGEVRAAVSDLAALKFEVLQKVGDAVGNIQTYQL; translated from the coding sequence ATGAAACGATACAACACGCCGCACCGCAGCCGGGTAGTCAAAACACGCATGACCGAGGAAGAATACGCCGAGTTTGCCCAGCGGCTTTCTGCTTACCACATGAGCCAAGCCGAGTTTATCCGGCAAGCCATAACCGGGGCAGCCATACGCCCCATCATAACCGTTTCCCCCATCAATGACGAGCTGCTTGCCGCTGTCGGGAAGCTGACCGCCGAATACGGGAGGATCGGCGGCAACTTAAACCAGATAGCCCGGACGCTGAACGAGTGGCACAGTCCCTATCCGCAGCTTGCCGGGGAGGTACGGGCGGCGGTTTCCGACCTTGCTGCCCTAAAGTTTGAAGTCTTGCAGAAAGTGGGTGACGCTGTTGGCAACATTCAAACATATCAGCTCTAA